From the bacterium genome, the window ATCAGCGGTCCGGTCACTCAGGGTCGCGCATCGTCACGCGGAGGACCTCCGCGACGGTCGTGACCCCGCGCAGCACCTTCTGCACGCCCGACTCGCGCAGCGTCCGCATCCCCTCCTTGCGCGCCGCCGCGAAGATCGCGCCCTGATCGGCGGTGCCGCTGATCAGCGCGCGCAGGCCGGGCGTGACCTCCATCAGCTCGAAGATGCCCGTGCGGCCGTGGTGGCCCGTGCCGCGGCACTGGGGGCAGCCCCGCCCGCGGCGCAGCCGCACCGTCCGGGCCGCCGGCACGCCGAGCGACGCCAGTTCGTCGGCCGTGGGCTCGTACTCCTCGATGCAGTGCGGGCAGATCCGGCGCACGAGCCGCTGCGCGACCACGAGCAGGACCGTCGAACCGACGAGGTAGCGCGGGATCCCCATGTCGGCGAGGCGGGTGACCGCCGTCGGCGCGTCGTTCGTGTGCAGGGTCGAGAGCACCAGGTGCCCGGTGAGGGCCGCCTGGATCGCGTTCTCGGCGGTCTCGGCGTCGCGGATCTCGCCGACCATGATGATGTCGGGGTCCTGGCGCAGGATGTGCCGCAGGGTCGTCGCGAAGGTCAGCCCGATCTGCGCCTGGACGTTGACCTGGTTGAACGCCTCGTGGATCATCTCGATCGGGTCCTCGATGGTCGTGACGTTCGTCTCGTCCGTCGCCAGGTCCGAGAGCGTCGAGTAGAGCGTCGTCGTCTTGCCGCTGCCGGTCGGGCCGGTCACGAGCACGATGCCGTGCGGCGCCGCCACGAGGCGCTGGTACGTCTGGAGCTGCTCGGGCGTCAGGCCGATCTGGGAGATGTCCTGGAGCAGGATCTCCGGGTCGAAGATGCGCATGACCACCTTTTCGCCGAAGGCCGTGGGCAGCGTCGAGACGCGGATCTCGAAGTCCCGCCCCTTGTGCGCGACCTTGATGCGTCCGTCCTGGGGGCGGCGGCGCTCGGCGATGTCCAGCCGCGAGAGCATCTTGATGCGCGAGGTCATCGCGGGGTGGATCACGTGCGGCACCTGGTGGATCGTGTGCAGCAGCCCGTCGATGCGGAAGCGGATGCGCGCGCGGTCGCGCCGCGGCTCGAGGTGGATGTCGCTCGCGCGCTGGTCGAAGGCGTAGGTGAAGAGGAAGTCCACCGCGTTGACGATGTGCTGGTCGGTGGCCTCCATCTCCTTGACGGACTTGAGGCTCACGTACTGCTCGAGGCTCGAGAGCGCGCCGACCGTGGGCACCATCCCCGCCTCGGCCTTGACCACGGAGGTCTTGAAGCCGTGGAACTCGGTGAGCGTCTTCGTGATGTCGCTGCGCGTCGCGACCACCCGGCGCACGCGGAAGCTGCTCGAGCGCTGGATGGTCTCGAGCGCCTCGTCGTTGAAGGGATCCGCGGTCGCGAGCGTCAGCTCGTCGCCGTCGAGGGACACCGGCACCATCAGGTTGCGCACGGCGAAGGCGCGCGGGATGGTGCGCGTCACCAGGTCCATGTCCAGCCGCAGGGGGTCGATGCGCTGGAACGGCAGGCCGAGGCCCTGCGCCAGGCCCTCGTAGAGCTCGCGCTCGCCGACGAGGCGCCGCGGATCGCGCGCCTGACGCAGCCGCAGGCCGGCGAGGTACTCGAGCACGTCCGGCTCGGCCCGCTCGGCCTCGGCCCCGGCCCCAGCCCCGGCCCCGGCCGGCGCCCCGCCCTTCCCGTCCTCCCGCCGGCGCGCCTTGCCGCCGCGCAGGTGCGCCTCCTAGCGGCGCTGGGCGTCGCGCGCCTGGTCGGCCGTGAGCACGCCGGCGCGGGCCAGGACCT encodes:
- a CDS encoding GspE/PulE family protein — its product is MLEYLAGLRLRQARDPRRLVGERELYEGLAQGLGLPFQRIDPLRLDMDLVTRTIPRAFAVRNLMVPVSLDGDELTLATADPFNDEALETIQRSSSFRVRRVVATRSDITKTLTEFHGFKTSVVKAEAGMVPTVGALSSLEQYVSLKSVKEMEATDQHIVNAVDFLFTYAFDQRASDIHLEPRRDRARIRFRIDGLLHTIHQVPHVIHPAMTSRIKMLSRLDIAERRRPQDGRIKVAHKGRDFEIRVSTLPTAFGEKVVMRIFDPEILLQDISQIGLTPEQLQTYQRLVAAPHGIVLVTGPTGSGKTTTLYSTLSDLATDETNVTTIEDPIEMIHEAFNQVNVQAQIGLTFATTLRHILRQDPDIIMVGEIRDAETAENAIQAALTGHLVLSTLHTNDAPTAVTRLADMGIPRYLVGSTVLLVVAQRLVRRICPHCIEEYEPTADELASLGVPAARTVRLRRGRGCPQCRGTGHHGRTGIFELMEVTPGLRALISGTADQGAIFAAARKEGMRTLRESGVQKVLRGVTTVAEVLRVTMRDPE